The proteins below come from a single Takifugu flavidus isolate HTHZ2018 chromosome 6, ASM371156v2, whole genome shotgun sequence genomic window:
- the mb gene encoding myoglobin produces MADFETVLKFWGPVEADYGAHGGMVLTRLFTENPETQQLFPKFAGITKSDLAGNAAVSAHGATVLKKLGELLKAKGNHAALLQPLANTHATKHKIPINNFKLIAEVIGKVMEEKAGLDAAGQQALKNVMATIIADIDVTYKDLGFS; encoded by the exons ATGGCTGACTTTGAAACGGTTCTGAAGTTCTGGGGTCCAGTCGAGGCGGACTACGGTGCTCACGGGGGAATGGTGCTGACCCG tttaTTCACAGAGAATCCAGAAACTCAACAGCTCTTCCCCAAATTTGCTGGCATTACGAAGAGCGACCTGGCAGGTAACGCTGCGGTGTCGGCCCATGGCGCCACTGTGCTGAAAAAGCTGGGTGAGCTCCTGAAGGCCAAAGGTAACCACGCAGCCCTCCTCCAACCTCTTGCCAACACTCATGCCACCAAGCACAAGATACCCATTAATAACTTCAAG CTGATCGCTGAGGTCATCGGGAAggtcatggaggagaaggctgggTTGGATGCAGCCGGGCAGCAGGCCCTGAAGAACGTCATGGCCACCATCATCGCTGACATTGACGTGACCTACAAAGACCTCGGCTTCAGCTAA
- the pane1 gene encoding centromere protein M, with protein sequence MKLHYVVFSIVMSLLKPFSKLPGLNTANILLVESEEQLQQPLADVLVEEATFTVNVRLAKTLPLPVENEESRPRIDLVVFIIHLSSELSLQSAEASLKHLDSGYFLGKVCFMVTNARDASVPPERLDAVRKLAASLQSPLLFAEDQTPNGLTTATERLLTILKGAAGLVPMATALYLSNLTRYTLPFDIDQPTFD encoded by the exons ATGAAATTACACTACGTTGTATTTTCAATCGTGATGTCGTTGTTGAAGCCGTTTAGTAAGTTGCCTGGTTTGAACACAGCCAACATTTTG CTGGTGGAGAGcgaagagcagctgcagcagcctttaGCAGATGTTCTGGTGGAGGAGGCCACTTTCACCGTGAACGT GAGACTCGCAAAGACTCTGCCTTTACCTGTGGAAAATGAGGAGAGTCGTCCGAGGATCGACTTGGTGGTGTTCATCATCCACCTGTCCTCAGAACTCAG CCTGCAGTCAGCAGAAGCATCCCTGAAACATTTGGACTCTGGATATTTCCTTGGAAAAGTCTGCTTCATGGTCACTAATG CTCGTGATGCTTCAGTGCCTCCAGAGCGTCTCGACGCCGTGAGAAAGCTGGCTGCTTCGCTCCAGAGCCCTTTACTCTTTGCAGAGGATCAG ACACCAAACGGTTTGACCACTGCCACAGAGAGGCTGCTGACCATCCTGAAGGGAGCTGCTGGCCTCGTTCCCATGGCAACGGCCCTCTACCTGTCCAACCTCACCCGCTACACTCTGCCCTTTGATATCGACCAGCCCACCTTTGACTGA
- the zgc:158803 gene encoding LUC7 domain-containing protein: MSAQAQMRAMLDQLMGTGRDGDSMRQRIKFTDERVCKSHLLDSCPHDILSGTRMDLGECMKVHDLALRADYEIASKEHEYFFELDAAEHLQSFIADCDRRTELAKKRLAETQDEISAEVAAKAERVHELNEEIGKMLAKAEQLGGEGNVEEAQKVLENVEKSRGLKKDAEEVYRNSMPASTFQQQKLRVCEVCSAYLGLHDNDRRLADHFGGKLHLGFIEIREKLEKLRKAVMEKQEKMRTRRREEREKEERERQWEMEREREREREREWERERDRERERRRSRSRSGDRYRDGRSSSSHRSRRHHSSHSREDGGERDRERERKHRHKERHRSHSHSHRHKRKRDRSSPPRERERSPSQEKWREDRAGVRADHRDWEDRENREKSPSMDKGRGRDRERSLSFERDRPSSSDERESGEI; this comes from the exons ATGTCGGCCCAGGCACAGATGCGGGCCATGCTGGACCAGCTCATGGGCACCGGGAGAGACG GCGATTCCATGAGGCAGAGAATTAAATTCACGGATGAGCGAGTGTGCAAGAGTCACCTGCTGGATTCGTGTCCCCACGACATCCTGTCCGGCACC CGAATGGACCTGGGAGAGTGCATGAAAGTTCACGATTTGGCCCTCAGAGCCGACTACGAGATCGCCTCAAAGGAGCACGAGTACTTCTTTGAACTCGAT GCTGCTGAGCACCTTCAGTCCTTCATCGCTGACTGTGACCGGAGGACCGAGCTGGCCAAGAAGAGGCTAGCAGAGACTCAGGATGAGATCAGTGCTGAGGTGGCTGCCAAG GCCGAGCGTGTCCACGAGCTGAACGAAGAGATCGGAAAGATGCTGGCCAAAGCCGAGCAGCTCGGGGGCGAAGGGAACGTGGAAGAGGCCCAGAAGGTCCTGGAGAACGTGGAGAAGTCTCGCGGTTTGAAGAAAGATGCAGAG GAAGTGTACAGAAACTCAATGCCTGCCTCCACCTTCCAGCAACAGAAGCTGCGGGTCTGCGAGGTGTGTTCTGCCTATTTAGGTCTTCACGACAACGACCGGCGCCTGGCCGACCACTTCGGGGGCAAACTGCACCTCGGCTTCATCGAAATCCGGGAGAAACTTGAAAAGCTGAGG AAAGCGGTTATGGAGAAGCAAGAGAAAATGCGGACGAGGAGACGAGAGGAACGcgaaaaagaggagagggagcgacAGTGGGAGATGGAGCGGGAGCGGGAACGCGAAAGggagagagaatgggagagagaacgagacagagagagggagcgtaGGAG GTCCAGATCAAGAAGCGGAGATCGCTACAG GGACGGCCGCAGTTCATCCTCCCACCGTTCGAGGCGCCACCATTCCTCTCATTCCAGAGAAGACGGCGGAGAACGGGATCGAGAGCGAGAAAGGAAACATCGGCACAAGGAGAGGCACCGCTCGCACTCCCACTCTCATCGGCACAAGAGGAAGAG AGACAGATCATCTCCCCCCCGTGAAAGAGAGCGCTCGCCATCCCAGGAGAAATGGCGTGAAGACAGGGCAGGAGTGAGGGCAGACCACAGAGActgggaggacagggagaaCAGGGAGAAGTCTCCTTCCATGGACAAAGGCAGGGGCAGAGACCGAGAGCGGTCCCTGTCGTTTGAGCGGGACCGACCCTCCAGCTCAGATGAGCGAGAGTCTGGGGAGATCTGA
- the LOC130527185 gene encoding essential MCU regulator, mitochondrial-like translates to MATTALRLPLRLSAAKLCVRAPKPGARAANTPRWTQNRTVVSTPSGAILPKPDKTPFGLIRMTVVVVPFLYVGTLISKNFAALLEEHDIFVPEDDDDDD, encoded by the exons ATGGCGACGACTGCGCTGCGCCTCCCGCTGCGGCTGTCCGCCGCAAAGCTGTGCGTGCGGGCCCCTAAACCCGGAGCCAGGGCGGCCAACACCCCCCGGTGGACCCAGAACAGGACCGTCGTCTCGACGCCATCTGGAGCCATCTTACCCAAACCAGACAAA ACGCCGTTCGGCCTGATCCGGATGACCGTGGTGGTGGTTCCCTTCCTGTACGTGGGCACTCTGATCAGCAAGAACTTTGCTGCTCTTCTGGAGGAACATGACATATTTGTTCCAGaagatgacgacgacgacgactgA
- the LOC130527173 gene encoding myosin phosphatase Rho-interacting protein-like, translating to MSRLDEHGKWRKHWFVLCDTWLRFYRDSDAEELDDLDGEIDLASCVNVSECDVEKNYGVQIQTKRTVFTLSAMTSRIQRNWVKLLKQAIQNNVHQSESSNEKEIPLYGRVSPCQPPARFTCQDSGCEPATCTATNPHQADPLGTAVGGSEGRVCPTSHREEGEGWDREQAKRLEERNRWFEKGVPISEMGSRWDSMELKSGSVPVPVIDPVDSEVSMKWTELERLSFRDMSAQSLIGAQVYRPSTLQQSPSHVGSQTSLSSQEVRVSEPDKSTMQGDVFPKHGTQAVQTSTAETSEMEHISQDLPLRNITKSVKSESTAMVTMMDSPCGPGAPCRAKLEAMEIAHRRALQELQEEHERELRELEEEKDRLMQVEIRSAEQAMEALRAAHKEELGRARRLGGGTDQVDASHGGLVPHADTVHGELGVLSEQSAQKCLQLSSSQQNSQSRETMAGCKQRELEQLRRENQELKANLAEEITRMRYFLTGQRSDEPSFCADSSQLETLLRAKDNEVQCLKKEISRLQREVQALTKERETASKQQRVSS from the exons ATGTCCAGACTGGACGAACATGGCAAG TGGAGGAAACACTGGTTTGTTCTGTGTGATACGTGGCTGAGGTTCTACAGAGACTCAGACGCTGAGGAG CTGGATGACCTGGATGGAGAGATCGACCTGGCGTCCTGTGTGAATGTGTCAGAATGTGATGTAGAGAAGAACTATGGAGTCCAAATCCAA ACAAAGAGAACAGTGTTCACTCTCTCTGCTATGACCTCTAGAATCCAGCGGAACTGGGTGAAGTTACTAAAGCAAGCGATCCAGAACAACGTGCA ccaatcagaaagcaGCAACGAGAAAGAAATCCCCCTGTATGGCAGGGTGTCGCCATGCCAACCCCCTGCTAGGTTCACCTGCCAGGACTCTGGCTGTGAACCGGCGACTTGCACAGCCACAAACCCGCATCAGGCCGACCCACTCGGAACTGCCGTCGGGGGTTCGGAGGGACGCGTATGTCCCACCAGtcacagagaggaaggggagggctGGGACCGCGAGCAAGCAAAGCGAttggaggagaggaacaggtgGTTCGAGAAGGGTGTTCCGATAAGTGAAATGGGGAGCAGGTGGGACTCCATGGAGCTGAAGAGCGGGAGTGTGCCTGTTCCCGTTATTGACCCCGTGGACTCAGAGGTCAGCATGAAGTGGACAGAACTGGAGCGCCTGTCCTTTAGGGACATGAGTGCACAGTCGCTCATCGGAGCTCAGGTTTATCGGCCAAGCACCCTCCAACAGTCACCCTCTCACGTTGGCTCTCAGACGAGTCTGTCCAGCCAGGAGGTCCGAGTATCAGAACCTGATAAATCCACAATGCAGGGAGATGTTTTCCCCAAACACGGAACACAAGCTGTGCAAACAAGCACGGCTGAAACGTCAGAAATGGAG CACATCTCCCAGGACCTTCCTCTACGAAATATAACGAAGAGCGTTAAGAGTGAGTCCACAGCCATGGTGACAATGATGGACAGTCCATGTGGCCCCGGGGCCCCCTGTCGAGCTAAGCTAGAAGCCATGGAAATAGCTCATCGTCGAgcgctgcaggagctgcaggaggaacatgAGCGAGagctgagggagctggaggaagagaaagacagGCTCATGCAGGTGGAGATCCGGTCAGCTGAACAGG CGATGGAGGCGCTGAGAGCAGCTCACAAAGAGGAGCTGGGCAGAGCCAGGAGGCTGGGGGGTGGAACGGACCAGGTGGATGCGTCACACGGAGGCCTTGT GCCTCATGCGGACACCGTGCACGGCGAGTTAGGTGTGCTGTCAGAGCAGAGCGCTCAGAAGTgcctgcagctgagcagcagccagcaaAACAGCCAGTCCAGAGAGACAATGGCAGGCTGCAAGCAGAGAGAGTTGGAGCAGCTTCGGAGAGAGAACCAG GAGCTGAAGGCTAATCTGGCAGAAGAAATCACACGAATGCGGTATTTCctcacaggtcagaggtcggacGAACCATCGTTTTGCGCCGACTCTTCACAGTTGGAG acatTATTAAGGGCCAAAGACAATGAGGTTCAATgtcttaaaaaagaaatcagccgTCTCCAGCGTGAGGTTCAGGCTCTTACCAAG GAAAGAGAAACCGCTTCTAAGCAGCAGCGCGTGTCGAGCTGA
- the LOC130527171 gene encoding serine/arginine repetitive matrix protein 2-like isoform X1, protein MDITMNSISTTAHADEDDEDDEDYNNNKDGRGGQWDGSHYWMHPEDFSVGPTHLDAPHRFSQSSRMDDQRARCRRVSESRGHREHHSGYYSPERRGDGERQSPESNNRPYRYYERGHPLPSNYVPEPKACVPYRNVNLGVPSQRRNTDTYMLETWRSDSPERYTYHSNFRRGPQSQRNSPTRHSSLSPDRFRTAKPPVGSQRRVSLSRCQARSHASSRGSSQLPSYAPSPNASGRSSPARRRGSIASRAASPTRCTPSRRQLQKEHEAPRRSHRASRSESQLSNKHSLDSEKLYKNLESISRRGSTVISRNSFEGSKGSPPSRGRNTFSCNSGDMSPSRNCYSPNSQTPQGDLIDHRLSPSQRSWKGSAYSLLSPPPSHYSSTSRRGGETPLHVASLSPAAMTGSDKDPEWNTGPRVDRSGSNMRRGMDSLLISEPKKTTEDLEEVGMTIDDYVILADIPKIQLESEEELPGLRWRNQSPSPCRDQKLRTYRYQEELDTYRSRFESEERGRGRERGRDRREKYRESENGLWSGRESASSRHAPSSDNQGGTHGAARLEERGAPDQRQTQVNNVLSYRPRRVENGSQPLSPLYFSTLSTMRQFVST, encoded by the exons ATGGACATCACCATGAACAGCATCTCCACCACTGCTCacgctgatgaagatgatgaggatgatgaggactataataataataaagatggcCGCGGTGGACAATGGGATGGCTCTCATTACTGG ATGCACCCAGAGGACTTCTCTGTGGGTCCGACCCATCTGGACGCTCCCCACCGTTTTAGCCAAAGCTCCCGGATGGACGACCAGCGGGCCAGGTGTCGACGGGTATCAG AGTCCAGGGGTCACAGAGAGCACCACAGTGGCTACTACTCTCCAGAGAGAAGAGGCGATGGCGAACGCCAGAGTCCAGAATCCAACAACCGACCGTATCGCTACTACGAAAGGGGGCACCCACTTCCTAGCAACTATGTTCCTGAGCCCAAAGCCTGCGTTCCATACAGGAACGTCAACCTCGGCGTGCCCTCCCAGAGGAGGAACACTGATACCTACATGCTGGAGACTTGGAGGAGCGACTCACCAGAGAGATACACCTACCACTCTAACTTTAGACGAGGACCTCAGTCGCAGAGGAACTCGCCAACGCGTCACAGCTCTTTGAGTCCAGACCGCTTCCGAACAGCCAAACCTCCAGTGGGAAGCCAGCGAAGGGTCTCCCTCTCCAGATGTCAGGCTAGGTCTCACGCGTCATCGCGTGGGTCCTCTCAGCTTCCCTCATATGCTCCTTCTCCAAATGCATCTGGCAGGTCAAGTCCAGCACGTAGGAGGGGGTCCATCGCCTCTCGGGCTGCTTCGCCCACAAGATGCACCCCTTCCCGTCGGCAGCTACAGAAAGAACATGAAGCTCCGCGCCGATCTCATCGTGCATCAAGGAGTGAATCCCAACTTTCAAATAAACACAGTTTGGACTCTGAGAAGCTCTACAAGAATCTGGAGTCCATCTCCCGCCGTGGATCTACAGTCATCAGCCGGAATTCTTTTGAGGGATCTAAAGGATCCCCTCCTTCCAGAGGAAGGAACACTTTCTCTTGTAACAGTGGCGACATGTCACCGTCCAGGAACTGCTACAGTCCTAACAGCCAGACTCCACAGGGGGATCTGATAGACCACCGACTGAGTCCTTCCCAACGCTCCTGGAAGGGGTCCGCTTACTccctgctcagccccccacccTCTCATTATTCCTCCACATCAAGAAGAGGTGGAGAGACCCCGTTGCATGTGGCGTCACTATCACCTGCTGCCATGACAGGATCTGATAAGGATCCTGAGTGGAATACCGGCCCCAGAGTTGACAGATCTGGGAGCAACATGAGGAGAGGCATGGACTCGTTACTGATCTCCGAACCAAAGAAGACCACAGAAGACCTGGAGGAG GTGGGGATGACAATAGACGACTACGTCATTCTGGCCGACATCCCAAAAATCCAGTTGGAATCAGAGGAAGAGCTTCCAGGGCTAAGATGGAGGAACCAGAGTCCCAGTCCATGCAGGGATCAGAAGCTCAGAACTTACAG GTACCAAGAAGAACTCGACACCTACAGGTCAAGGTTTGAAtcagaagagagggggaggggcagagagcGAGGCAGAGACCGAAGGGAGAAATATCGGGAGAGTGAAAACGGACTCTGGTCTGGAAGAGAGTCAGCCTCATCCCGACATGCGCCG AGTTCAGATAATCAAGGTGGGACACACGGAGCTGCgaggctggaggagagaggtgCTCCTGACCAGCgacagacacaggtgaacaaTGTTCTGAGTTATCGTCCCAGGAGGGTTGAAAATGGGTCGCAGCCATTGTCACCTTTGTATTTCAGCACTTTGTCAACAATGAGGCAATTTGTGTCTACATGA
- the LOC130527171 gene encoding serine/arginine repetitive matrix protein 2-like isoform X2 — translation MHPEDFSVGPTHLDAPHRFSQSSRMDDQRARCRRVSESRGHREHHSGYYSPERRGDGERQSPESNNRPYRYYERGHPLPSNYVPEPKACVPYRNVNLGVPSQRRNTDTYMLETWRSDSPERYTYHSNFRRGPQSQRNSPTRHSSLSPDRFRTAKPPVGSQRRVSLSRCQARSHASSRGSSQLPSYAPSPNASGRSSPARRRGSIASRAASPTRCTPSRRQLQKEHEAPRRSHRASRSESQLSNKHSLDSEKLYKNLESISRRGSTVISRNSFEGSKGSPPSRGRNTFSCNSGDMSPSRNCYSPNSQTPQGDLIDHRLSPSQRSWKGSAYSLLSPPPSHYSSTSRRGGETPLHVASLSPAAMTGSDKDPEWNTGPRVDRSGSNMRRGMDSLLISEPKKTTEDLEEVGMTIDDYVILADIPKIQLESEEELPGLRWRNQSPSPCRDQKLRTYRYQEELDTYRSRFESEERGRGRERGRDRREKYRESENGLWSGRESASSRHAPSSDNQGGTHGAARLEERGAPDQRQTQVNNVLSYRPRRVENGSQPLSPLYFSTLSTMRQFVST, via the exons ATGCACCCAGAGGACTTCTCTGTGGGTCCGACCCATCTGGACGCTCCCCACCGTTTTAGCCAAAGCTCCCGGATGGACGACCAGCGGGCCAGGTGTCGACGGGTATCAG AGTCCAGGGGTCACAGAGAGCACCACAGTGGCTACTACTCTCCAGAGAGAAGAGGCGATGGCGAACGCCAGAGTCCAGAATCCAACAACCGACCGTATCGCTACTACGAAAGGGGGCACCCACTTCCTAGCAACTATGTTCCTGAGCCCAAAGCCTGCGTTCCATACAGGAACGTCAACCTCGGCGTGCCCTCCCAGAGGAGGAACACTGATACCTACATGCTGGAGACTTGGAGGAGCGACTCACCAGAGAGATACACCTACCACTCTAACTTTAGACGAGGACCTCAGTCGCAGAGGAACTCGCCAACGCGTCACAGCTCTTTGAGTCCAGACCGCTTCCGAACAGCCAAACCTCCAGTGGGAAGCCAGCGAAGGGTCTCCCTCTCCAGATGTCAGGCTAGGTCTCACGCGTCATCGCGTGGGTCCTCTCAGCTTCCCTCATATGCTCCTTCTCCAAATGCATCTGGCAGGTCAAGTCCAGCACGTAGGAGGGGGTCCATCGCCTCTCGGGCTGCTTCGCCCACAAGATGCACCCCTTCCCGTCGGCAGCTACAGAAAGAACATGAAGCTCCGCGCCGATCTCATCGTGCATCAAGGAGTGAATCCCAACTTTCAAATAAACACAGTTTGGACTCTGAGAAGCTCTACAAGAATCTGGAGTCCATCTCCCGCCGTGGATCTACAGTCATCAGCCGGAATTCTTTTGAGGGATCTAAAGGATCCCCTCCTTCCAGAGGAAGGAACACTTTCTCTTGTAACAGTGGCGACATGTCACCGTCCAGGAACTGCTACAGTCCTAACAGCCAGACTCCACAGGGGGATCTGATAGACCACCGACTGAGTCCTTCCCAACGCTCCTGGAAGGGGTCCGCTTACTccctgctcagccccccacccTCTCATTATTCCTCCACATCAAGAAGAGGTGGAGAGACCCCGTTGCATGTGGCGTCACTATCACCTGCTGCCATGACAGGATCTGATAAGGATCCTGAGTGGAATACCGGCCCCAGAGTTGACAGATCTGGGAGCAACATGAGGAGAGGCATGGACTCGTTACTGATCTCCGAACCAAAGAAGACCACAGAAGACCTGGAGGAG GTGGGGATGACAATAGACGACTACGTCATTCTGGCCGACATCCCAAAAATCCAGTTGGAATCAGAGGAAGAGCTTCCAGGGCTAAGATGGAGGAACCAGAGTCCCAGTCCATGCAGGGATCAGAAGCTCAGAACTTACAG GTACCAAGAAGAACTCGACACCTACAGGTCAAGGTTTGAAtcagaagagagggggaggggcagagagcGAGGCAGAGACCGAAGGGAGAAATATCGGGAGAGTGAAAACGGACTCTGGTCTGGAAGAGAGTCAGCCTCATCCCGACATGCGCCG AGTTCAGATAATCAAGGTGGGACACACGGAGCTGCgaggctggaggagagaggtgCTCCTGACCAGCgacagacacaggtgaacaaTGTTCTGAGTTATCGTCCCAGGAGGGTTGAAAATGGGTCGCAGCCATTGTCACCTTTGTATTTCAGCACTTTGTCAACAATGAGGCAATTTGTGTCTACATGA
- the LOC130527171 gene encoding serine/arginine repetitive matrix protein 2-like isoform X3 has translation MDITMNSISTTAHADEDDEDDEDYNNNKDGRGGQWDGSHYWMHPEDFSVGPTHLDAPHRFSQSSRMDDQRARCRRVSESRGHREHHSGYYSPERRGDGERQSPESNNRPYRYYERGHPLPSNYVPEPKACVPYRNVNLGVPSQRRNTDTYMLETWRSDSPERYTYHSNFRRGPQSQRNSPTRHSSLSPDRFRTAKPPVGSQRRVSLSRCQARSHASSRGSSQLPSYAPSPNASGRSSPARRRGSIASRAASPTRCTPSRRQLQKEHEAPRRSHRASRSESQLSNKHSLDSEKLYKNLESISRRGSTVISRNSFEGSKGSPPSRGRNTFSCNSGDMSPSRNCYSPNSQTPQGDLIDHRLSPSQRSWKGSAYSLLSPPPSHYSSTSRRGGETPLHVASLSPAAMTGSDKDPEWNTGPRVDRSGSNMRRGMDSLLISEPKKTTEDLEEVGMTIDDYVILADIPKIQLESEEELPGLRWRNQSPSPCRDQKLRTYRYQEELDTYRSRFESEERGRGRERGRDRREKYRESENGLWSGRESASSRHAPV, from the exons ATGGACATCACCATGAACAGCATCTCCACCACTGCTCacgctgatgaagatgatgaggatgatgaggactataataataataaagatggcCGCGGTGGACAATGGGATGGCTCTCATTACTGG ATGCACCCAGAGGACTTCTCTGTGGGTCCGACCCATCTGGACGCTCCCCACCGTTTTAGCCAAAGCTCCCGGATGGACGACCAGCGGGCCAGGTGTCGACGGGTATCAG AGTCCAGGGGTCACAGAGAGCACCACAGTGGCTACTACTCTCCAGAGAGAAGAGGCGATGGCGAACGCCAGAGTCCAGAATCCAACAACCGACCGTATCGCTACTACGAAAGGGGGCACCCACTTCCTAGCAACTATGTTCCTGAGCCCAAAGCCTGCGTTCCATACAGGAACGTCAACCTCGGCGTGCCCTCCCAGAGGAGGAACACTGATACCTACATGCTGGAGACTTGGAGGAGCGACTCACCAGAGAGATACACCTACCACTCTAACTTTAGACGAGGACCTCAGTCGCAGAGGAACTCGCCAACGCGTCACAGCTCTTTGAGTCCAGACCGCTTCCGAACAGCCAAACCTCCAGTGGGAAGCCAGCGAAGGGTCTCCCTCTCCAGATGTCAGGCTAGGTCTCACGCGTCATCGCGTGGGTCCTCTCAGCTTCCCTCATATGCTCCTTCTCCAAATGCATCTGGCAGGTCAAGTCCAGCACGTAGGAGGGGGTCCATCGCCTCTCGGGCTGCTTCGCCCACAAGATGCACCCCTTCCCGTCGGCAGCTACAGAAAGAACATGAAGCTCCGCGCCGATCTCATCGTGCATCAAGGAGTGAATCCCAACTTTCAAATAAACACAGTTTGGACTCTGAGAAGCTCTACAAGAATCTGGAGTCCATCTCCCGCCGTGGATCTACAGTCATCAGCCGGAATTCTTTTGAGGGATCTAAAGGATCCCCTCCTTCCAGAGGAAGGAACACTTTCTCTTGTAACAGTGGCGACATGTCACCGTCCAGGAACTGCTACAGTCCTAACAGCCAGACTCCACAGGGGGATCTGATAGACCACCGACTGAGTCCTTCCCAACGCTCCTGGAAGGGGTCCGCTTACTccctgctcagccccccacccTCTCATTATTCCTCCACATCAAGAAGAGGTGGAGAGACCCCGTTGCATGTGGCGTCACTATCACCTGCTGCCATGACAGGATCTGATAAGGATCCTGAGTGGAATACCGGCCCCAGAGTTGACAGATCTGGGAGCAACATGAGGAGAGGCATGGACTCGTTACTGATCTCCGAACCAAAGAAGACCACAGAAGACCTGGAGGAG GTGGGGATGACAATAGACGACTACGTCATTCTGGCCGACATCCCAAAAATCCAGTTGGAATCAGAGGAAGAGCTTCCAGGGCTAAGATGGAGGAACCAGAGTCCCAGTCCATGCAGGGATCAGAAGCTCAGAACTTACAG GTACCAAGAAGAACTCGACACCTACAGGTCAAGGTTTGAAtcagaagagagggggaggggcagagagcGAGGCAGAGACCGAAGGGAGAAATATCGGGAGAGTGAAAACGGACTCTGGTCTGGAAGAGAGTCAGCCTCATCCCGACATGCGCCGGTATGA